A region from the Desulfoglaeba alkanexedens ALDC genome encodes:
- a CDS encoding tRNA-dihydrouridine synthase produces the protein MEVQSMLFSPYEMNGLRLKNRIIMAPMYTGYANPDGTVSPLVIDHYRMMAASGVAMVVVENAAVDLTGSGSPFMLRVDDDVYMAGLAQLAKTIREEGALAVLQINHAGRYAFLPERLAPSPVKTGDVTPGAMTVADIRQTVRSFAEAARRVKEAGFDGVEIHGGTGYLLVQFLSPRTNHRDDEYGGALENRMKFPLQVVDAVMAAVGEDYPVGYRFLADEWLPDGLHLEDTIPFARELEKRSPAYLSVMAGTYDSFFTPDYMAKEKEEGFMAHFAKSVKEAVSVPVIAAGRIQRPETAERLLAEGACDLVGLARVLFADPEWPKKAEKTIDEAIRRCEPTCSLCLKRATSGKPVFCSQWPKHVRRAFLDRVGEKKDDSEAYPA, from the coding sequence ATGGAAGTTCAGTCGATGCTTTTCAGTCCCTACGAGATGAACGGGTTGAGACTCAAGAACCGCATCATCATGGCGCCCATGTACACGGGTTACGCCAACCCGGACGGTACGGTGAGCCCTCTCGTGATCGATCATTACCGGATGATGGCGGCATCCGGCGTGGCCATGGTGGTTGTGGAAAACGCGGCGGTGGACCTCACAGGCTCGGGTTCACCGTTCATGCTGCGCGTGGACGATGACGTCTATATGGCCGGGCTCGCCCAACTAGCCAAAACGATCCGCGAGGAGGGTGCGCTGGCTGTGCTCCAGATCAATCATGCCGGCCGCTATGCGTTTCTCCCCGAACGGCTGGCTCCGTCTCCCGTAAAGACCGGGGACGTGACCCCCGGCGCCATGACGGTAGCCGACATCCGGCAAACGGTGCGGAGCTTCGCCGAGGCGGCCCGAAGGGTGAAGGAAGCCGGATTCGACGGAGTGGAAATCCACGGCGGTACGGGCTACCTGCTGGTCCAGTTTCTCTCGCCGCGAACCAACCACCGTGACGATGAATACGGCGGGGCGCTCGAAAACCGGATGAAGTTTCCACTCCAAGTGGTGGACGCGGTCATGGCCGCCGTGGGGGAGGATTATCCGGTCGGCTATCGGTTCCTCGCCGACGAATGGCTCCCCGACGGTCTTCACTTGGAAGACACGATCCCCTTTGCCCGGGAATTGGAGAAGCGCTCGCCGGCATATTTGTCTGTCATGGCCGGCACCTATGACTCCTTTTTTACTCCCGACTACATGGCCAAGGAAAAGGAAGAAGGGTTCATGGCGCATTTCGCGAAGAGTGTGAAGGAAGCAGTGTCGGTTCCGGTGATCGCTGCCGGAAGGATCCAAAGGCCCGAGACGGCTGAGCGGCTGCTGGCCGAAGGCGCCTGTGACCTGGTGGGATTGGCCCGAGTCCTTTTCGCGGACCCCGAGTGGCCGAAAAAAGCGGAAAAGACCATCGATGAAGCGATCCGCCGCTGCGAACCCACCTGTTCGCTTTGCCTGAAGCGAGCCACCAGCGGCAAGCCCGTCTTCTGCTCTCAGTGGCCGAAGCACGTGCGCCGAGCCTTCCTGGACCGTGTGGGAGAGAAAAAGGACGATAGCGAAGCATACCCCGCGTGA
- a CDS encoding TraR/DksA family transcriptional regulator translates to MSLDQKALRYFREMLERALDGLHEAVQGQFSCPEVQPAPDGPMDEADKADLEHHREVLRHIENRNRKLAWQIHRALERIEKGEFGICESCGDPISYKRLMVQPTAVLCLSCQREIERAEKASGRRASRAESWATIPGGIETSDPWRYSMSGAVQIPRRPL, encoded by the coding sequence ATGAGTTTAGACCAAAAAGCACTGCGTTACTTCAGGGAAATGCTTGAAAGAGCCCTTGACGGCCTTCATGAAGCCGTCCAGGGACAGTTTTCCTGCCCGGAAGTCCAGCCCGCGCCCGATGGGCCCATGGATGAAGCGGACAAGGCTGACTTGGAACATCATCGGGAAGTGTTGCGGCATATTGAAAATCGGAACCGCAAACTCGCTTGGCAAATCCATCGAGCCTTGGAGCGGATCGAGAAGGGCGAATTCGGGATCTGCGAATCCTGCGGCGATCCCATATCCTATAAACGCCTCATGGTGCAACCGACGGCGGTACTTTGCCTCTCCTGCCAGCGGGAAATCGAACGCGCGGAAAAGGCTTCGGGAAGGAGGGCATCGAGAGCGGAGAGCTGGGCGACTATTCCCGGCGGGATCGAAACCTCCGATCCGTGGCGATACTCCATGAGTGGAGCCGTTCAGATCCCCAGACGCCCTTTATGA
- a CDS encoding bifunctional diguanylate cyclase/phosphodiesterase, with the protein MNQVPQSGVVESGTGRDALKAPWPAVSTGFQSCLDKAEEHAAHASLLDILNRRRIQTVFQPIYNLHSGEIFAYEALSRVVGPSPFQNPEALFRAASRFGKTPQLEELCLRTALDSALRQGIDQLICLNICPSLLLQDRNPQRLSPLLEELHAVREKIVLELTERFFIRNDSLFVENVRFYQDQGFRIAIDDLGCGFTGLKMLAQMEPAMVKMDRFLVSDIQESTQKRMLLESLVSFCHKISAMVVAEGIETEAELDVLLDLRVDFGQGYLLGRPEAGRQTCPDVVRSRIMGRGTLLAGERYPDNHLGSLAEPVEPAVGSDCVSKLVERFESNGDLSAIPVVQGDRPVGIVHRMNLFQMLGRRYGYSLHMNKPVQTVMEPALILEWNTLLDDVSRTVLRREEQNVYDAMIVVRGGVYVGIVKVFRILEAITEQKLQMALQANPLTGLPGNNLIKEEITGRLARNEIFAVLYFDLDHFKPFNDCFGFDHGDRVIRFLGNFLRERLKRWDQRAFIGHVGGDDFVAVCRAQGVEAFCRQFLLEFEAEIASLHDPATVQRGYYTGLDRHGNLQEFPLLTLSIAILTNQHRVFSSYGHLVSVASEVKKKAKQIPGNSVYTDQRCS; encoded by the coding sequence ATGAACCAAGTGCCGCAGAGTGGGGTCGTAGAGAGCGGCACGGGCAGGGATGCGCTTAAGGCTCCATGGCCCGCCGTTTCCACCGGCTTTCAGTCCTGTCTGGACAAAGCCGAAGAACATGCGGCGCATGCCAGCCTGTTGGACATCTTGAATCGGCGGCGCATCCAAACGGTCTTTCAACCGATCTACAATCTCCATTCGGGTGAAATCTTCGCCTACGAAGCCCTCAGCCGGGTGGTGGGCCCTTCGCCTTTCCAGAACCCCGAGGCTTTGTTCAGGGCGGCTTCCCGGTTTGGGAAGACCCCGCAGTTGGAGGAGCTCTGTCTTCGAACCGCGTTGGACAGCGCCTTACGACAGGGGATCGATCAGCTGATTTGTTTGAACATCTGCCCTTCGCTGCTTCTGCAGGACCGAAATCCGCAGCGACTTTCGCCTCTTCTTGAGGAGCTGCACGCGGTCCGGGAAAAGATCGTGCTGGAACTCACGGAACGCTTCTTTATTCGAAACGATTCCCTCTTTGTGGAAAACGTAAGATTTTATCAGGACCAAGGGTTTCGCATAGCCATCGACGATTTGGGCTGCGGCTTCACCGGCCTCAAGATGCTCGCTCAAATGGAACCCGCCATGGTGAAGATGGACCGGTTTCTCGTCTCCGACATCCAGGAGTCCACTCAGAAGCGGATGCTCCTCGAATCCCTCGTTTCTTTTTGTCATAAGATCAGCGCCATGGTGGTCGCCGAAGGCATTGAAACGGAAGCGGAACTGGACGTGCTCTTGGACCTCCGCGTGGATTTCGGCCAGGGCTATCTGCTCGGCCGACCCGAAGCAGGACGCCAAACGTGCCCGGATGTGGTGCGCTCACGCATTATGGGACGCGGAACCCTGCTCGCGGGCGAAAGATACCCGGACAACCACCTCGGCAGCCTCGCCGAACCGGTCGAACCGGCCGTCGGTTCCGACTGCGTCTCCAAGCTGGTCGAACGTTTCGAAAGCAATGGAGATCTTTCGGCGATTCCCGTGGTCCAAGGAGACCGCCCGGTGGGCATCGTACACAGGATGAATCTATTTCAAATGCTGGGGCGGCGTTACGGCTACTCGCTCCACATGAACAAACCCGTACAGACCGTGATGGAACCCGCGCTGATCTTGGAATGGAACACCTTGCTCGACGATGTTTCGCGCACGGTCCTCCGCCGGGAGGAGCAAAACGTCTATGACGCGATGATCGTGGTCCGAGGCGGAGTGTACGTAGGCATCGTCAAGGTTTTCCGAATTTTGGAGGCCATAACGGAACAGAAGCTGCAAATGGCGCTCCAGGCGAATCCCCTCACAGGCCTTCCAGGAAACAATCTGATCAAGGAGGAAATCACGGGGCGCTTGGCTCGAAACGAGATCTTTGCGGTCCTGTATTTCGATTTGGATCATTTCAAGCCCTTCAATGATTGTTTCGGGTTCGACCACGGGGACCGGGTCATCCGGTTTCTCGGGAATTTCTTGAGGGAGCGGCTGAAACGATGGGATCAGAGGGCTTTTATCGGGCATGTGGGCGGAGACGACTTTGTGGCCGTCTGCCGCGCTCAAGGTGTGGAAGCATTTTGTCGGCAGTTTTTGCTGGAATTTGAGGCCGAGATCGCCTCGCTTCATGATCCCGCAACCGTCCAGCGCGGCTATTACACGGGGCTCGACCGGCATGGAAATCTTCAGGAGTTCCCGCTGCTCACTCTTTCCATCGCGATCCTGACCAATCAGCATCGCGTCTTCTCTTCTTACGGCCACTTGGTCTCGGTGGCCTCAGAAGTGAAAAAGAAGGCGAAGCAGATCCCCGGAAACAGCGTCTACACGGACCAGCGATGCAGTTGA
- the pstC gene encoding phosphate ABC transporter permease subunit PstC → MSPASLLVVLLLLSSFAYYLGRRRAFAVAGKIGGSRHLHSRPTYYGSLTALSCAVPALLVFGAWIAFEDNVITSLVLSDLPQSFRNLPEERLSLVINDIRNLVNGNIVSSRPEPSILTAAARYREYMDISHKALTAFTLSAAGLSMVVVARRISPALRARNYVERALVVFLVACSTLAIFTTVGIVFSVLFEALRFFKAVPLSEFLFGFQWSPQIAIRADQVGASGAFGAVPVFVGTLLITLIAMVVAVPIGLFSAIYLSEYAHRKFRDVAKPLLEILAGIPTVVYGFFAALMVAPFVRRAGEYFGLDVASESALAAGLVMGIMIIPFVSSLSDDVINAVPQSLRDGAYSLGATQSEAIKHVVLPAALPGIVGSILLAVSRAIGETMIVVMAAGLAANLTLNPLKAVTTVTVQIVTLLVGDQEFDSPKTLAAFALGLVLFLVTLVLNIIALHVVRRYREQYE, encoded by the coding sequence ATGTCACCGGCGTCGCTGCTTGTGGTTCTCCTGCTGCTCTCGTCATTCGCCTACTACTTGGGGCGCCGCCGGGCGTTTGCCGTAGCGGGCAAAATCGGCGGCAGCCGCCATTTGCATTCGCGCCCCACCTATTACGGCAGCCTGACGGCGCTTTCCTGTGCGGTTCCGGCCTTGCTCGTCTTCGGCGCCTGGATCGCTTTTGAAGACAACGTCATCACGAGCCTCGTTCTTTCCGATTTGCCCCAAAGCTTCAGAAATCTTCCGGAAGAACGGTTGAGTCTCGTGATCAATGACATCAGGAATCTCGTGAACGGCAATATCGTCTCCAGTCGGCCGGAGCCGAGCATCCTGACGGCCGCGGCACGGTACCGGGAGTACATGGACATCAGCCACAAGGCCTTGACGGCCTTTACGCTTTCCGCGGCAGGACTGTCCATGGTTGTCGTCGCGCGGCGCATTTCTCCGGCATTGCGTGCCAGAAACTACGTCGAACGAGCGCTTGTGGTGTTTTTGGTGGCATGTTCCACTCTTGCGATCTTCACCACCGTGGGGATCGTGTTTTCTGTGTTGTTCGAAGCCTTGCGCTTCTTCAAGGCGGTTCCTCTCAGCGAATTCCTTTTCGGCTTCCAGTGGAGCCCGCAGATCGCCATCCGCGCCGACCAAGTGGGGGCGTCGGGCGCTTTCGGGGCCGTTCCCGTATTCGTAGGGACGCTGCTCATCACATTGATCGCCATGGTGGTGGCGGTTCCCATCGGGCTCTTTTCGGCCATCTATCTTTCCGAATATGCCCATCGGAAATTTCGCGACGTGGCAAAACCGCTCTTGGAAATCCTGGCTGGCATTCCCACCGTGGTTTACGGGTTCTTCGCCGCGTTGATGGTGGCACCTTTCGTGCGCCGAGCCGGTGAATATTTCGGGCTCGACGTGGCTTCGGAAAGTGCCTTGGCGGCCGGTTTGGTTATGGGGATCATGATCATTCCCTTCGTCTCATCCCTTTCCGATGACGTGATCAACGCCGTCCCTCAGTCGCTCCGCGATGGTGCGTACAGCCTGGGGGCCACCCAGTCCGAAGCCATCAAGCATGTGGTACTCCCGGCGGCTCTGCCCGGTATCGTGGGCAGCATTCTGCTCGCCGTCAGCCGAGCCATCGGAGAAACCATGATCGTTGTCATGGCTGCGGGACTTGCCGCCAACCTGACCCTCAACCCACTGAAAGCCGTGACCACCGTGACCGTCCAGATCGTGACCCTGCTCGTCGGAGACCAGGAATTCGACAGCCCGAAAACCCTGGCCGCTTTTGCCTTGGGGCTGGTGCTCTTCCTGGTCACTTTGGTCCTGAACATCATCGCGCTTCACGTAGTGCGCCGCTACAGGGAACAGTATGAATAA
- the pstA gene encoding phosphate ABC transporter permease PstA, giving the protein MNNGSGERRNNSGSRIRTIEIVNRSLPGRYRAERRFRLYGLLAVIASLTFLSLLLVSIFVKGYTAFWQTAIRLDVTFDPEVFTPKTVQTADYHGLVARSLGGLFPEVEGRSARRELNALVSTGAVFQLRRLAMDNPEVIGRTVSVWVPADDDVDMWFKGHFDQEGAAGRGRLSERQVAWLERLAAEHRIQKRFNHSFFTSGDSREPELAGIWGAVVGSFYTLIVTAVLSFPIGVAAAIYLEEFAFKNRWTDLIEVNINNLAAVPSIVFGLLGLAVFLNLFGLPRSAPLVGGLVLSLMTLPVIIIASRASLQSVPPSVREAALSVGASKVQTVMHHVLPLALPGMLTGAIIGMARALGETAPLLMIGMVAFIVDIPRGFYDPATVLPVQIFLWADSPERAFVERTSAAIVVLLAFLLLMNAAAVILRRRFERRW; this is encoded by the coding sequence ATGAATAACGGCAGTGGTGAACGCCGCAACAATTCCGGTTCACGTATCCGCACTATCGAGATTGTGAACCGAAGTCTTCCCGGACGATATCGGGCTGAGCGACGATTCCGCCTCTACGGGCTTCTGGCGGTGATCGCGAGCCTTACGTTCCTTTCGCTGCTGCTGGTCAGCATCTTTGTCAAAGGCTACACAGCGTTTTGGCAGACGGCTATTCGGTTGGACGTTACGTTCGATCCCGAGGTCTTTACGCCCAAGACGGTTCAGACAGCCGACTACCATGGGTTGGTGGCGCGGTCGTTGGGGGGGCTTTTTCCTGAAGTGGAGGGAAGGAGCGCCAGGAGAGAGCTGAATGCGCTGGTGAGTACCGGGGCGGTCTTCCAGTTGCGCCGATTGGCCATGGATAACCCCGAAGTCATCGGCCGGACCGTATCCGTGTGGGTGCCGGCTGACGACGACGTTGATATGTGGTTCAAAGGGCATTTTGACCAGGAAGGAGCAGCCGGGCGAGGGCGCCTTTCGGAACGCCAGGTGGCATGGCTCGAACGGCTGGCCGCGGAACACAGGATCCAGAAGCGATTCAATCACAGCTTTTTCACCTCCGGTGACTCGAGAGAGCCTGAGCTCGCCGGCATTTGGGGCGCCGTGGTGGGTTCATTCTACACACTTATCGTAACGGCTGTTCTCTCCTTCCCCATCGGCGTAGCGGCGGCGATCTATTTGGAAGAATTCGCCTTCAAGAACCGATGGACCGACCTGATCGAAGTGAACATCAACAATTTGGCCGCCGTACCCTCCATCGTGTTCGGCCTCTTGGGGCTTGCCGTCTTTTTGAATTTGTTCGGGCTCCCGCGATCCGCACCCTTAGTGGGCGGCTTGGTGCTTTCCCTCATGACCCTTCCGGTGATCATCATCGCGAGCCGTGCGTCGTTGCAGTCGGTTCCTCCCTCGGTTCGCGAAGCGGCTTTGAGTGTGGGAGCTTCCAAAGTCCAAACGGTGATGCACCACGTGTTGCCTTTGGCGCTCCCAGGCATGCTTACCGGAGCCATCATCGGGATGGCGCGCGCTTTGGGTGAGACGGCGCCGCTTCTCATGATCGGGATGGTGGCGTTCATCGTGGATATTCCCCGGGGGTTCTACGATCCCGCCACCGTCTTGCCCGTCCAGATCTTTTTGTGGGCCGACAGTCCGGAACGCGCGTTCGTCGAACGGACCTCGGCGGCGATCGTTGTGCTGCTTGCCTTTTTGCTCCTCATGAATGCTGCGGCGGTCATCTTACGCAGGCGGTTCGAACGGAGGTGGTAA
- a CDS encoding PstS family phosphate ABC transporter substrate-binding protein: MFKKTSLWVALALVLGLSLMAQAQSSRDYISIVGSSTVYPFATVVAEQFGKTTPFKTPKIESTGSGGGFKLFCAGVGVEHPDITNASRRMKKSEFDQCQANGVKDIVEVKIGYDGIVVANSKSAEPFKLTRKDIFLALAKQVPDPKGSKTLVPNPYKTWKDVNPALPAKKIEVLGPPPTSGTRDAFSELVMEAGAKSFDWIAAIRNEDKKRFKAIAHTIREDGAYIEAGENDNLIVQKLVANPDALGIFGFSFLDQNTDKIQGSFIEGVQPTFEAIASGEYPVSRPLFFYVKKAHVDTIPGIREYLAEFTSDKAWGPNGYLSEKGLIPMPDDERAKFAETAKELRPLKSID; encoded by the coding sequence ATGTTCAAGAAGACGTCTCTGTGGGTTGCTTTGGCACTTGTGTTGGGGTTGTCATTGATGGCTCAGGCTCAATCGTCCAGGGATTACATCAGCATCGTGGGGTCGTCCACGGTCTATCCGTTTGCGACCGTTGTCGCTGAGCAGTTCGGAAAGACCACCCCCTTCAAGACCCCCAAGATCGAATCGACGGGCTCCGGCGGCGGTTTCAAACTCTTCTGCGCGGGTGTCGGGGTGGAACATCCGGACATCACCAACGCCTCCCGCCGGATGAAGAAGTCGGAATTCGATCAGTGTCAGGCGAACGGCGTAAAGGACATCGTAGAAGTCAAGATCGGCTACGACGGTATCGTGGTGGCCAATTCCAAAAGCGCGGAACCCTTCAAGTTGACCCGGAAGGATATTTTCCTCGCCTTGGCCAAACAGGTTCCCGATCCGAAGGGATCCAAGACCTTGGTTCCGAATCCTTACAAAACGTGGAAAGACGTGAACCCCGCACTGCCGGCCAAGAAGATCGAGGTGCTCGGCCCGCCCCCCACCTCCGGTACTCGGGACGCCTTCTCCGAACTGGTGATGGAAGCCGGCGCCAAGTCCTTTGATTGGATCGCTGCCATTAGGAACGAAGACAAGAAGCGGTTCAAGGCGATCGCCCACACCATTCGGGAAGATGGCGCCTACATCGAAGCCGGGGAGAACGACAACTTGATCGTTCAGAAACTGGTCGCCAACCCGGACGCCCTGGGGATCTTCGGGTTCAGCTTTCTCGACCAGAATACCGACAAGATCCAGGGATCCTTCATCGAAGGCGTTCAGCCCACCTTCGAGGCGATCGCCAGCGGTGAGTATCCGGTTTCACGCCCGCTTTTCTTCTACGTGAAGAAGGCTCATGTTGACACGATTCCCGGGATTCGCGAATATCTCGCCGAATTCACCAGCGATAAGGCGTGGGGCCCCAACGGCTACCTGTCGGAAAAGGGACTGATCCCCATGCCGGACGATGAACGGGCCAAGTTCGCCGAAACCGCGAAAGAACTGCGTCCGCTGAAATCGATCGACTAA
- the phoU gene encoding phosphate signaling complex protein PhoU, producing the protein MPQPHIVRSYEEELERLKDKVLELAEECEAQLQRALSALQEHNEVLARDIIRSDERIDALQRAVDDFTVRLLAMRQPVAVDLRNIVAALKMAADLERIADYAANIARHVSDLGPGDALPPISTVIRMIETAQRMLSDVLQAYRRLDLEKAVAVWHADEELDRMYTRLLEEVRLVLEKDDARFRAATGLIFLGRCCERIGDHVKNLAENVHFIVTGAAYAGHPAA; encoded by the coding sequence ATGCCGCAACCGCATATCGTCCGCTCCTACGAAGAAGAACTGGAACGACTGAAAGACAAGGTTCTGGAACTGGCCGAGGAGTGCGAAGCTCAACTACAGCGGGCGCTGTCGGCCCTCCAAGAGCACAATGAGGTTTTGGCGAGGGACATCATTCGATCTGACGAAAGGATCGACGCCCTCCAACGGGCCGTCGACGACTTCACGGTGAGGCTACTCGCCATGCGACAACCAGTGGCCGTAGACCTTCGAAACATCGTGGCGGCCTTAAAAATGGCCGCCGATCTCGAACGTATCGCCGATTATGCAGCCAACATCGCCCGGCATGTCTCAGACCTGGGCCCGGGGGACGCCTTGCCGCCCATTTCGACGGTCATTCGGATGATCGAAACCGCCCAGAGAATGCTTTCCGATGTCCTGCAGGCCTACCGCCGGCTGGATCTGGAGAAAGCCGTTGCCGTCTGGCACGCCGACGAGGAGCTGGACCGGATGTACACCCGGCTCCTGGAGGAAGTGCGATTGGTTCTCGAAAAAGACGATGCGCGGTTTCGGGCCGCAACGGGCCTGATCTTCCTCGGACGCTGCTGCGAACGCATCGGCGATCACGTAAAAAACCTCGCCGAAAACGTTCACTTCATTGTGACCGGGGCCGCCTACGCGGGGCACCCTGCCGCGTGA
- a CDS encoding PEP/pyruvate-binding domain-containing protein: protein MKLLIEFSEPEALSPEKVGHKFAALARAHRAGFPVPPAFAISMDAHAHFLACHEPPEGLADAVRRVFPGLASSEGVAVRSSGIWEDTENQSFAGQYRTLLRVRNATDAMTAIQDCWESAGRYALNRTEGQAEHERPPPTMAVILQRMVPARLAGVAFTRNPVFPALDEVVIEWTEGSAENLVSGRITPCRAYVGSSVRLDRETLDGPTRDGSPPLEVLERIAALSRRCEALFGKPQDVEWAADFDGRIWLLQSRPITTLAAPRTDVPPGLWTRKIAEDLWADRLTPFLSDVMERNAERFDFSDTLKALRLPTVRPTLAVVDGYLYVNGESLQSLLIWIPAGFTPSVIRSLFPPGFDFSAVPRASWREVLRLGLRLLALIANDRQANPFTCRRETQKRLRELEKRLQGTPPDEVSTETLLERVRHDVAIMAELQALNQFPYAYATLYVWFLRWLTVEVFRWGPGSFLHALRKHARNVTVEIERAARCIARQMARAPGLVDAVRRAPADRFLESIPETIREAVLDFLHRYGVRSADRSLMSPRWAEKPEQVFSMLISLAVAESSEEAAPRFQFAHAAPPHGTAPTGFPSSQRSGLSEDRSSEASQAPPLFTRILSAPAFAGAQRYLDLREALRFFLDHILYDLRLSLLALGDRLRLGDQVFFLTLKEVEDLVTGHLSLEGAAERSRSRRSAFQSSRRPPRFLVHGVPVDELELGRRPVLRGVGTSPGRAAGRARWVTDPSAADIERGDILVARHTDPGWTPIFSLVAGVVVEEGGLLNHASIVARELGIPAVVGVREATRRVPDGSSIVIDGSLGIVRLEEAGRAP from the coding sequence ATGAAACTGTTGATTGAATTCAGTGAACCCGAGGCGCTGTCGCCGGAAAAGGTGGGGCATAAGTTCGCCGCCTTGGCGCGGGCCCATCGAGCAGGCTTTCCGGTACCGCCCGCCTTCGCGATTTCCATGGACGCGCATGCTCACTTCTTGGCTTGCCATGAGCCCCCGGAGGGGCTGGCGGACGCCGTCCGGCGGGTCTTCCCCGGGCTGGCATCCTCGGAGGGCGTGGCCGTACGCTCTTCCGGCATCTGGGAAGATACAGAAAACCAAAGCTTTGCGGGACAATACCGGACGTTGCTCCGCGTTCGTAACGCGACGGACGCGATGACGGCCATTCAAGACTGCTGGGAAAGCGCCGGTCGTTACGCTCTGAATCGCACCGAGGGGCAGGCGGAGCACGAACGCCCACCACCCACGATGGCAGTCATTCTGCAACGGATGGTCCCCGCCCGTCTGGCCGGCGTCGCTTTCACCCGAAATCCTGTTTTTCCGGCGCTTGATGAGGTAGTGATCGAATGGACAGAGGGCTCAGCCGAGAATCTCGTGAGCGGGCGCATCACGCCCTGCCGCGCCTATGTTGGATCGTCCGTCCGCCTGGACCGGGAGACTCTGGATGGCCCAACACGAGACGGTAGTCCGCCTCTCGAAGTCCTCGAGCGTATCGCCGCGTTGAGCCGCCGCTGTGAAGCCCTTTTCGGGAAACCGCAAGACGTTGAATGGGCAGCGGACTTCGATGGGCGGATCTGGCTCCTCCAGTCGCGTCCCATCACCACCCTTGCCGCTCCTCGCACAGACGTCCCGCCCGGCTTGTGGACCCGGAAGATCGCAGAAGACCTGTGGGCGGATCGCCTGACGCCGTTTCTTTCGGACGTCATGGAGCGCAACGCCGAACGTTTCGATTTTTCGGATACCCTGAAGGCGCTGCGGCTTCCAACCGTAAGGCCGACACTCGCCGTTGTGGACGGTTACTTGTACGTCAACGGTGAAAGTCTGCAGTCGCTCCTCATATGGATCCCCGCGGGATTCACACCTTCCGTGATACGCAGCCTATTCCCTCCCGGTTTCGATTTCAGTGCGGTCCCAAGGGCTTCTTGGCGGGAAGTCCTGCGATTGGGGCTGCGGCTTCTGGCCCTGATTGCAAACGATCGGCAGGCCAACCCCTTCACCTGTCGAAGGGAGACCCAAAAGCGGCTGCGTGAGCTCGAGAAACGACTGCAAGGAACACCTCCGGACGAGGTTAGCACCGAGACCCTGCTGGAGCGGGTCCGACACGATGTGGCTATCATGGCCGAGCTTCAGGCGCTCAATCAATTTCCCTACGCTTACGCCACGCTTTACGTCTGGTTTCTGCGCTGGCTTACCGTGGAGGTCTTCCGATGGGGGCCTGGAAGCTTTCTCCACGCCCTCCGCAAACACGCACGGAACGTCACCGTGGAAATCGAGCGGGCGGCAAGGTGTATCGCCCGTCAGATGGCCCGAGCGCCGGGGCTCGTCGATGCTGTCCGCCGCGCGCCTGCGGATCGTTTTCTGGAATCCATACCGGAGACGATCCGGGAGGCGGTCCTCGATTTTCTTCATCGCTATGGGGTTCGTTCAGCCGATCGCTCGCTCATGAGCCCTCGATGGGCGGAGAAGCCGGAACAGGTCTTCAGCATGCTTATTTCGCTGGCTGTCGCCGAGTCCTCGGAAGAGGCGGCGCCTCGGTTTCAGTTCGCCCATGCCGCGCCACCCCACGGTACCGCCCCCACCGGGTTCCCCTCTTCTCAGAGGAGCGGGCTTTCGGAAGACCGGTCCTCCGAGGCGAGTCAGGCGCCGCCGCTTTTCACAAGGATTCTTTCAGCACCGGCTTTTGCTGGAGCTCAGCGCTATTTGGACCTTCGGGAAGCGCTCCGGTTCTTTCTCGACCACATCCTGTACGACCTTCGTCTCAGCTTGTTGGCCCTCGGCGATCGACTCCGGCTTGGTGACCAGGTATTCTTTCTGACACTGAAGGAAGTGGAGGACCTGGTGACAGGTCATCTGTCGTTGGAAGGCGCGGCGGAACGCAGCCGCAGCCGCAGGAGCGCCTTTCAATCCTCCAGGCGACCCCCGCGATTTTTAGTACATGGGGTTCCTGTGGACGAACTGGAGCTGGGACGCCGGCCGGTGCTTCGAGGTGTTGGAACCAGCCCCGGTCGCGCTGCGGGGCGAGCGCGATGGGTCACGGACCCCTCGGCGGCCGACATCGAGCGGGGTGACATTCTTGTAGCCCGCCACACGGACCCCGGGTGGACACCGATCTTCAGCCTGGTGGCCGGCGTGGTCGTCGAAGAAGGCGGATTGCTCAATCACGCGTCCATCGTGGCCCGCGAGCTGGGCATCCCTGCCGTGGTGGGTGTTCGGGAGGCGACTCGAAGGGTGCCCGACGGGAGCTCCATCGTGATCGATGGAAGCCTCGGTATCGTGCGCCTGGAGGAGGCGGGGCGAGCGCCATGA